In one Nocardia tengchongensis genomic region, the following are encoded:
- a CDS encoding antibiotic biosynthesis monooxygenase translates to MYARSTTLQAQLSALESGIAHVRDEVMPELEGIPGCIGLSLLVDRKTGRCIVTTAWDSEDALRASAAQVMPIRNRAAEKFGGSPMVEEWEIAAMHRAHPAPQGACARVTWVKTDPSRLGSAIEVYRDHTLPGMEQQLDGFCSASLMVNRSSGRAVSCSVYDDAEAMESNRIASAALRVDAARQARVEAVDVREFELVLAHLRVPELV, encoded by the coding sequence GTGTACGCACGGTCTACCACGCTTCAGGCGCAACTTTCCGCTCTGGAATCAGGGATCGCCCATGTGCGGGACGAGGTGATGCCGGAGCTGGAGGGAATTCCCGGTTGTATCGGGCTTTCGTTGCTGGTCGATCGGAAAACCGGCCGGTGCATCGTGACGACCGCGTGGGATTCCGAGGACGCGCTGCGGGCGAGCGCCGCGCAGGTGATGCCGATTCGCAATCGCGCGGCCGAGAAATTCGGCGGTAGTCCGATGGTCGAGGAATGGGAGATCGCGGCCATGCATCGCGCGCATCCGGCGCCACAAGGCGCGTGTGCCCGCGTCACCTGGGTGAAGACCGATCCCAGCAGGCTCGGCAGCGCCATCGAGGTCTATCGGGACCACACCTTGCCCGGTATGGAGCAGCAGCTCGATGGATTCTGCAGCGCGAGCCTGATGGTGAACCGGTCGTCGGGTCGTGCCGTCTCGTGCAGTGTCTACGACGATGCAGAGGCGATGGAGAGCAACCGGATCGCGTCGGCCGCGTTGCGCGTGGACGCCGCCCGGCAGGCGCGCGTCGAGGCCGTCGACGTGCGCGAATTCGAGTTGGTATTGGCGCATTTGCGCGTCCCGGAACTGGTCTGA
- a CDS encoding sodium:solute symporter — MTGQATVAVSLFTIAMLATVVIGILSARGRTRSLSEWSITERGLGTVFVLVLMAGETYTSFSFLGAAGSSYRYGIPIFYLIAYLSTGLAVAYLVAPALWTYCARHNLVSIADIAEHRFRSRPLGIAVALICTIFLIPYVQLQIQGMGVVVNAMSYGAINLKTAAIISFVVAETFILTSGLRGSAWVSVLKDSLAVLSIAILAIYIPRHYFHGPGELLDRLVTEKSQWLTFPGATGGTFGASWFISTIILNAITICVFPTVVAGYLSAKSPNALRRNSILLPWYQILLLVPILIGAAALFAAPALANPDLALFTLVTDALPAPVVALIGIAGALSAIVPMSVFLIAIGTLCGRTVLGGGLRGDGASDARQRTASQLIGLLVGAIALAGSLLFPKLLVNLSVVSYEGIAQLVPAVLLGLYWRRLTALGVGTGLVTGGAVVILLHATGHDPLIGVNGGLVALTANLIVATTVSILHPPAEADPSTDHTVASSTC; from the coding sequence ATGACCGGCCAGGCCACCGTGGCGGTATCCCTGTTCACGATCGCGATGCTGGCCACGGTCGTGATCGGCATCCTGTCCGCGCGTGGCCGCACCCGTTCCCTGTCGGAGTGGTCCATCACCGAACGCGGCCTCGGCACCGTGTTCGTCCTGGTCCTGATGGCGGGCGAAACCTACACCAGTTTCTCGTTTCTCGGCGCCGCCGGCTCGTCCTACCGCTACGGCATCCCGATCTTCTACCTGATCGCCTACCTCAGCACCGGCCTGGCCGTCGCGTACCTGGTCGCCCCCGCGCTGTGGACCTACTGCGCCCGCCACAACCTGGTGTCGATCGCCGACATCGCCGAACACCGTTTCCGCTCACGGCCTTTGGGCATCGCGGTCGCGCTCATCTGCACGATCTTCCTGATCCCCTACGTGCAGTTGCAGATCCAAGGCATGGGCGTCGTCGTCAACGCCATGTCCTACGGCGCCATCAACCTGAAAACGGCTGCGATCATCTCCTTCGTCGTAGCCGAAACCTTCATCCTGACCTCCGGCCTCCGCGGCTCGGCCTGGGTCAGCGTCCTGAAGGACAGCCTCGCCGTCCTCTCGATCGCCATCCTCGCTATCTACATCCCCCGCCACTACTTCCACGGCCCCGGCGAACTACTCGACCGCCTGGTCACCGAAAAATCCCAATGGCTGACCTTCCCCGGCGCCACCGGCGGCACCTTCGGCGCCTCCTGGTTCATCTCCACCATCATCCTGAACGCCATCACCATCTGCGTCTTCCCCACCGTCGTGGCCGGCTACCTCTCCGCCAAATCCCCGAACGCCTTGCGCCGCAACTCGATCCTCCTCCCCTGGTACCAGATCCTCCTGCTCGTCCCGATCCTGATCGGTGCCGCAGCCCTCTTCGCCGCTCCCGCGTTGGCTAACCCCGACCTGGCTCTATTCACCCTGGTCACCGACGCCCTCCCCGCCCCCGTCGTCGCGCTTATCGGCATCGCAGGCGCGCTCTCCGCGATCGTTCCTATGAGCGTCTTCCTCATCGCCATCGGAACCCTGTGCGGCCGAACGGTTCTGGGCGGCGGCCTCCGCGGCGACGGCGCCTCCGACGCCCGCCAACGCACCGCCTCCCAACTGATCGGGTTGCTCGTCGGCGCAATCGCCCTGGCCGGATCACTCCTCTTCCCGAAGCTCCTGGTGAACCTCTCGGTCGTCTCCTACGAGGGCATCGCCCAACTCGTCCCAGCCGTCCTGCTCGGGCTGTATTGGAGAAGGTTGACCGCCCTCGGCGTCGGCACGGGTCTGGTCACCGGCGGGGCGGTGGTCATCCTCTTGCATGCCACCGGCCACGACCCCCTGATCGGCGTCAACGGCGGCCTCGTCGCCCTGACTGCCAACCTCATCGTCGCGACAACCGTCTCGATCCTGCACCCACCCGCCGAAGCCGACCCCAGTACAGACCACACAGTCGCATCATCGACTTGTTGA
- a CDS encoding DUF3311 domain-containing protein has product MSHPDSASTAIPLRQRGPVLLLLALPGLLYCLAPAVANRIEPRVFGIPFLAAYLIAVTIAIGPLIWFVARRDPAYRSGAAEFVPADNPDGPIGDPR; this is encoded by the coding sequence ATGTCCCACCCGGATTCGGCCTCGACCGCCATCCCCCTGCGACAGCGCGGCCCCGTGCTACTCCTGCTGGCGTTGCCCGGCCTGCTCTACTGCCTGGCCCCGGCCGTCGCGAACCGCATCGAACCGCGTGTCTTCGGCATCCCGTTCCTGGCCGCATACCTGATCGCCGTCACCATTGCGATCGGCCCACTGATCTGGTTCGTCGCCCGCCGCGACCCCGCATACCGTTCCGGCGCAGCAGAATTCGTCCCCGCCGACAATCCGGACGGCCCGATCGGAGACCCGCGATGA
- a CDS encoding JmjC domain-containing protein, whose translation MTDLRLREATGSLVGQLFARSDQAAALSWGNAPSQFTVSEEFRRALTVDDVETWVDCSLLQHPFFKVFLDGMQVPIRLVASPRSVAGQSVNGFIDADKTRDVFTQGGTLMLCNMHEWHPPCRDLCRTLTQLLVAEVKATAFYSPAGCQGLLTHRDDAHVFVAQLDGEKRWSVFDLPSDPRARRIGTVDQAECGPEQVVTLRPGDGLYLPPYAAHHARAQPTASSLHLSIHVREPRGRDVVDTAIDEVMTTEMQRAELSGNAAARAAIVADILTFVAQRLTQLDPADVVAVIEDQVTGK comes from the coding sequence GTGACGGATTTACGCCTCCGCGAGGCGACAGGTTCACTCGTTGGCCAACTATTCGCTAGGTCTGATCAGGCGGCAGCGCTTTCGTGGGGGAATGCGCCATCGCAATTCACAGTGTCCGAAGAGTTTCGACGTGCTCTCACGGTCGACGACGTCGAGACATGGGTGGACTGCAGCCTGCTTCAACATCCATTCTTCAAGGTCTTCCTGGACGGCATGCAGGTGCCCATCCGTCTCGTGGCTTCACCGAGATCCGTTGCGGGACAATCTGTCAACGGATTCATCGATGCCGACAAGACTCGCGACGTCTTCACACAGGGTGGAACGTTGATGCTGTGCAATATGCACGAGTGGCACCCGCCATGCCGTGATCTCTGCAGAACATTGACCCAACTACTGGTCGCCGAGGTTAAGGCAACGGCGTTCTACAGCCCCGCGGGGTGCCAAGGCCTGCTCACCCATCGCGACGACGCACACGTATTCGTCGCACAGCTCGACGGCGAGAAGCGCTGGTCCGTCTTCGACCTTCCGTCCGACCCCCGAGCGCGGCGGATCGGCACCGTGGACCAGGCAGAGTGCGGACCCGAGCAGGTGGTGACCCTCCGCCCCGGCGACGGGCTGTACCTGCCGCCCTACGCGGCCCACCACGCACGGGCTCAGCCCACCGCGAGCTCGTTGCACCTGTCCATTCACGTTCGCGAACCACGTGGTCGCGACGTGGTCGACACCGCGATAGACGAGGTAATGACCACCGAGATGCAGCGAGCGGAACTCTCCGGCAACGCGGCGGCACGTGCCGCCATAGTCGCTGACATCCTGACCTTCGTCGCACAACGGCTCACCCAACTGGATCCCGCGGATGTGGTGGCGGTGATCGAAGACCAGGTCACGGGCAAATGA
- a CDS encoding exonuclease domain-containing protein translates to MAGLSFAAIDVETANSARGSICAVGVTVVENGEWTAGRSWLCRPPAGVDFFNWHNIRVHGITAARVADEPVFADQWPEVARLVGNLPVVAHNAGFDSGAIREACGRSGIEAPEWAFSCSLALSRRHLELDSYRLPNVAAALGIDFTDHHDAGADAAAAAGIVVALAARAGVDSLADLERMVAGTAGRARRPARAAGSIQRAVPGDSDPSRTVRAAGTPDRGETWTRRGEAPMSRTGHQPGGSERRSADTAQRRSWFGREELVIPEVTGTDPTHPLFGDIVVFTGDLAALTRQQAWDAIAACGATPARNVTKRTTRLVIGDGFRGADPTAFTTTKALRVAELRARGQRIEVMDERTFIACLGANPGSPERAEASPGHVDAV, encoded by the coding sequence ATGGCGGGACTGTCGTTCGCCGCCATCGATGTCGAGACCGCCAACTCCGCCCGGGGCAGCATTTGCGCCGTCGGTGTCACCGTCGTGGAGAACGGGGAGTGGACGGCCGGCCGGTCGTGGCTGTGTCGCCCGCCCGCCGGGGTCGACTTCTTCAACTGGCACAACATTCGCGTGCACGGGATCACGGCGGCACGGGTCGCCGATGAGCCCGTCTTCGCCGATCAATGGCCCGAGGTAGCGCGGCTGGTCGGGAACCTGCCCGTCGTCGCCCACAATGCCGGATTCGACAGCGGTGCGATTCGAGAAGCCTGCGGCCGCAGCGGGATCGAGGCGCCGGAGTGGGCTTTCAGTTGCAGTCTGGCGCTGTCCCGGCGACACCTCGAGCTGGACAGCTACCGGCTGCCGAATGTGGCCGCCGCTCTCGGCATCGACTTCACCGATCACCACGACGCCGGGGCGGATGCGGCCGCGGCGGCCGGGATCGTGGTCGCCCTCGCGGCGCGCGCTGGGGTGGATTCGCTCGCCGATCTCGAACGCATGGTGGCCGGAACCGCAGGCAGAGCACGTCGTCCGGCCCGAGCGGCCGGCTCGATCCAGCGGGCCGTGCCGGGCGACAGCGACCCTTCGCGGACCGTCCGCGCGGCAGGCACGCCGGATCGCGGCGAGACTTGGACGCGCCGCGGCGAAGCCCCGATGTCACGCACCGGCCACCAGCCGGGAGGTTCCGAGCGCAGATCCGCCGACACGGCGCAACGCCGATCCTGGTTCGGCCGTGAGGAATTGGTGATTCCGGAGGTCACCGGCACCGATCCCACGCACCCGCTATTCGGCGACATCGTGGTGTTCACAGGCGATCTCGCCGCCCTGACGCGTCAGCAAGCCTGGGATGCCATCGCAGCCTGCGGGGCGACACCCGCGCGGAATGTCACCAAACGCACCACCCGCCTGGTCATCGGCGACGGATTCCGCGGTGCCGACCCCACGGCGTTCACGACCACGAAAGCGCTGCGCGTGGCAGAACTGCGAGCACGGGGGCAGCGGATCGAGGTCATGGATGAGCGCACGTTCATCGCGTGCCTGGGCGCGAACCCCGGCTCGCCGGAACGGGCAGAAGCCTCGCCCGGCCATGTCGATGCGGTGTGA
- a CDS encoding alpha/beta hydrolase family protein, with the protein MTSGRGRSRSAAAGIALVAAAFGLAPGHAAAADPLADRTLAADGSHIDHVLQRSDRQSVVSVYSSAMNRDIEVSVVHATDRSVPRPTLYLLNGAEDGVDQNGTEVSWETRTDIVDFVADQNVNVVNVLDGRYTYYTDWQSDDPMLGRNRWTTFLTQELPPLMDQTLGASGRNAIAGVSMSATSALALAESAPGLYASVASFSGCAQTGTDPGRRYLQAVVLSGGGNPWNIWGPDNAPAWTANDPATPANLERLRGTDLHLAAGTGANPAAAGGGQVGASSTALESTVENCTRALQSSLGELDIDAAFEYLPGGGHNWPSWQADFHQAWPGMARALTADR; encoded by the coding sequence ATGACGAGTGGACGCGGCCGAAGCCGGTCGGCGGCGGCGGGAATCGCCCTGGTAGCGGCTGCTTTCGGGCTGGCGCCCGGGCACGCGGCCGCCGCGGACCCGCTGGCTGATCGGACACTCGCAGCCGACGGTTCCCACATCGACCACGTGCTCCAGCGCAGCGACCGCCAGTCCGTCGTCTCCGTGTACTCGTCCGCGATGAATCGCGACATCGAGGTGTCCGTCGTACACGCCACCGACCGGTCGGTCCCGCGGCCGACGCTCTACCTGCTCAATGGCGCGGAAGACGGTGTCGACCAGAACGGCACCGAAGTCTCCTGGGAGACCCGGACCGACATCGTCGACTTCGTCGCCGACCAGAACGTGAATGTGGTGAACGTCCTAGACGGCCGCTACACCTATTACACCGACTGGCAGTCCGACGATCCGATGCTCGGCCGCAACCGGTGGACCACCTTCCTCACCCAGGAACTGCCGCCGCTCATGGACCAGACCCTCGGCGCGTCCGGCCGCAATGCCATTGCGGGAGTATCGATGTCGGCCACCTCGGCCCTTGCACTGGCCGAATCCGCCCCCGGCCTCTACGCGAGCGTCGCCTCGTTCAGCGGCTGCGCCCAGACCGGCACCGACCCCGGCCGCCGCTACCTGCAGGCCGTGGTCCTCTCCGGCGGCGGCAACCCCTGGAACATCTGGGGTCCCGACAACGCCCCGGCCTGGACCGCGAACGATCCCGCGACTCCCGCCAATCTCGAGCGGCTGCGCGGCACCGATCTGCACCTCGCCGCCGGAACCGGCGCGAATCCGGCCGCGGCCGGCGGCGGCCAGGTCGGCGCGTCGAGCACCGCGCTGGAATCCACCGTCGAAAACTGCACCCGCGCCCTGCAATCGAGTCTCGGCGAGCTGGATATCGACGCCGCGTTCGAGTATCTCCCAGGCGGCGGCCACAACTGGCCGTCCTGGCAGGCCGACTTTCACCAGGCCTGGCCGGGCATGGCGCGCGCCCTGACCGCCGACCGATAA
- the gcvT gene encoding glycine cleavage system aminomethyltransferase GcvT has product MTDEKLLQGPIHAVHVELGATFAPFGGWEMPVSYAGTVGEHTAVRTTVGLFDVSHLGKATVKGPGAAAFVNSALTNDLNRIRPGKAQYTLCCTPDGGVIDDLIAYYVSDDEIFLVPNAANTAAVVAELQKVAPEGITITDEHRGYAVFAVQGPRSAEVLAKLGLPTDMEYMAYEDAEWDGRPVRVCRTGYTGEHGYELLPRWADAEAVFRALTGEVQAAGGQPAGLGARDTLRTEMGYPLHGHELSVDISPLQARTGWAVGWKKPEFWGKSALDAEKAAGPRRILLGLKAIDKGVLRQGQNVMRGDAQVGETTSGTFSPSLKVGIALALLDTAAGLEPGDQVEVDVRGRRLRCEVVRPPFVETRTA; this is encoded by the coding sequence GTGACCGACGAGAAACTGCTGCAGGGACCCATCCACGCCGTCCATGTCGAGCTGGGCGCCACCTTCGCTCCGTTCGGGGGGTGGGAGATGCCGGTTTCTTACGCGGGGACCGTGGGCGAGCACACCGCGGTGCGCACCACCGTGGGCCTGTTCGACGTCAGCCACCTGGGCAAGGCGACGGTCAAGGGTCCGGGGGCCGCGGCCTTCGTGAACTCGGCGCTCACCAACGACCTGAACCGGATTCGCCCCGGCAAGGCGCAGTACACGCTGTGCTGCACGCCGGACGGCGGGGTCATCGACGACCTGATCGCCTACTACGTGAGCGATGACGAGATCTTCCTGGTGCCGAACGCGGCCAACACCGCCGCCGTGGTGGCGGAGTTGCAGAAGGTCGCGCCCGAGGGCATCACCATCACCGACGAGCACCGCGGCTACGCCGTGTTCGCGGTCCAGGGCCCGCGGTCGGCCGAGGTGCTGGCCAAGCTCGGACTGCCCACGGACATGGAGTACATGGCCTACGAGGACGCCGAGTGGGACGGCCGCCCGGTTCGCGTGTGCCGCACCGGCTACACCGGTGAGCACGGCTACGAGCTGCTGCCCCGCTGGGCCGACGCCGAGGCCGTGTTCCGCGCCCTGACCGGCGAGGTGCAGGCCGCCGGCGGCCAGCCCGCCGGGCTCGGCGCCCGCGACACGCTGCGCACCGAGATGGGCTACCCGCTGCACGGACACGAACTGTCCGTGGACATCTCGCCGTTGCAGGCCCGCACCGGCTGGGCGGTCGGCTGGAAGAAGCCCGAGTTCTGGGGCAAGTCGGCCCTCGACGCCGAGAAGGCCGCCGGACCGCGCCGAATCCTGCTGGGCCTCAAGGCCATCGACAAGGGCGTACTGCGTCAGGGCCAGAACGTGATGCGCGGTGACGCGCAGGTCGGCGAGACCACCTCCGGCACCTTCTCGCCCAGCCTCAAGGTCGGCATCGCGCTGGCCCTGCTCGACACCGCCGCCGGCCTCGAGCCCGGCGACCAGGTCGAGGTCGACGTCCGCGGCCGCCGCCTCCGCTGCGAGGTCGTCCGCCCGCCGTTCGTCGAAACCCGCACCGCCTGA
- a CDS encoding branched-chain amino acid aminotransferase: MTLAAQFTRVPHPAPVAASRRQEILAEPGFGRYFTDHMVSLDYVDGQWTNGKVEPYGPMAMDPATMVFHYGQAIFEGLKAYRQADGSIATFRVDANAARFRRSAARMAMAELPEELFIESIRQLLEVDGDWVPAAGGEDALYLRPFMFSTEVGLGVKPASAYKYLLLGGPAGAYFPRGLKPVKVWLSTEFVRAAPGGTGEAKVAGNYAASLLAQQQASEKGCDQVVWLDACEHRYVEEMGTNNLFFVFGSGSDARLVTPELSGSLLPGITRDSLITLAADSGYKVEERKISVEEWRKGVESGEITEVFGCGTAAVVIPVGSVRSAEGEFTIGTGEPGEVTMALRETLTGIQRGTFADSHGWLRTMA; the protein is encoded by the coding sequence ATGACACTTGCCGCGCAATTCACCCGTGTCCCGCATCCCGCGCCTGTTGCGGCGTCGCGGCGCCAGGAGATTCTCGCGGAGCCCGGGTTCGGGCGGTACTTCACCGATCACATGGTGTCGCTGGATTATGTGGACGGGCAGTGGACCAACGGCAAGGTCGAGCCCTACGGCCCGATGGCCATGGATCCGGCCACCATGGTGTTCCACTACGGTCAGGCGATCTTCGAGGGTCTCAAGGCGTACCGGCAGGCCGACGGCTCTATCGCCACCTTCCGCGTCGACGCCAATGCCGCGCGTTTCCGCCGGTCCGCGGCCCGCATGGCGATGGCGGAGCTGCCCGAGGAACTGTTCATCGAATCGATCCGTCAGCTGCTCGAGGTGGACGGTGACTGGGTCCCGGCCGCCGGCGGCGAGGACGCGCTGTACCTGCGCCCGTTCATGTTCTCCACCGAGGTCGGCCTCGGCGTGAAGCCCGCCTCCGCCTACAAGTACCTGCTGCTCGGCGGCCCGGCCGGCGCGTACTTCCCGCGCGGTCTGAAGCCGGTCAAGGTGTGGCTGTCCACCGAGTTCGTGCGCGCGGCTCCCGGCGGCACCGGCGAGGCCAAGGTGGCGGGCAACTACGCCGCCTCGCTGCTGGCTCAGCAGCAGGCGTCGGAGAAGGGCTGCGACCAGGTGGTGTGGCTGGACGCCTGCGAGCATCGCTACGTCGAGGAGATGGGCACCAACAACCTGTTCTTCGTGTTCGGCAGCGGCTCCGACGCGCGCCTGGTGACCCCCGAGCTGTCCGGCTCGCTGCTGCCCGGCATCACCCGCGACTCGCTGATCACCCTGGCCGCCGACTCCGGCTACAAGGTGGAGGAGCGCAAGATCTCCGTCGAGGAATGGCGCAAGGGCGTCGAATCCGGTGAGATCACCGAGGTTTTCGGCTGCGGCACCGCCGCCGTGGTCATTCCGGTCGGCTCGGTCCGCTCCGCCGAGGGCGAATTCACCATCGGCACCGGCGAACCCGGCGAGGTCACCATGGCCCTCCGCGAGACCCTGACCGGCATCCAGCGCGGCACCTTCGCCGACAGCCACGGCTGGCTGCGCACCATGGCGTAG
- a CDS encoding MBL fold metallo-hydrolase, which yields MSSDRLYFRQLLSGRDWAVGDPIATQMRNFAYLIGDRDSGECVVVDPAYEAGQLVDLAEADGMRLTGVLATHHHPDHVGGSMMGFTLRGVKELLEKTDVAVHVNAEELPWVANVTGIAPSELTGHAHGDKVAVGGFEIELLHTPGHTPGSQCFLFEDRLIAGDTLFVDGCGRTDFPGGDSDAMFRSLRYLADLKSNPTVFPGHWYSDEPSASLSHIRDHNYVMRPQTLEQWHMFMPS from the coding sequence ATGTCCTCCGACCGTTTGTACTTCCGCCAGTTGCTCTCCGGCCGCGACTGGGCCGTAGGCGACCCGATCGCCACCCAGATGCGCAACTTCGCCTACCTGATCGGTGATCGGGACAGCGGTGAGTGCGTGGTCGTCGACCCCGCCTACGAAGCGGGCCAGCTCGTCGACCTCGCCGAGGCGGACGGCATGCGCCTGACCGGCGTCCTGGCCACCCACCACCACCCCGACCATGTCGGCGGCTCGATGATGGGCTTCACCCTGCGCGGCGTGAAGGAACTGCTGGAGAAGACCGACGTCGCCGTCCACGTCAATGCCGAGGAACTGCCGTGGGTGGCCAACGTCACCGGCATCGCCCCCTCGGAACTGACCGGCCACGCGCACGGCGACAAGGTCGCGGTCGGCGGCTTCGAGATCGAACTCCTGCACACCCCCGGCCACACCCCGGGCAGCCAGTGCTTCCTGTTCGAGGACCGCCTCATCGCCGGCGACACCCTCTTCGTCGACGGCTGCGGCCGCACCGACTTCCCCGGCGGCGACTCCGACGCCATGTTCCGCAGCCTCCGCTACCTCGCGGACCTGAAGTCCAACCCGACGGTCTTCCCCGGCCACTGGTACTCCGACGAGCCCAGCGCCTCCCTCTCCCACATCCGCGACCACAACTACGTCATGCGCCCCCAAACCCTGGAACAGTGGCACATGTTCATGCCCAGCTGA
- a CDS encoding iron-sulfur cluster assembly accessory protein, translating into MTAQNETTTHGATLTDAAALKAKALLDQEGRDDLALRIAVQPGGCAGLRYQLFFDDRTLDGDLVVEFGGVKLAVDRMSAPYIQGASIDFVDTIEKQGFTIDNPNATGSCACGDSFN; encoded by the coding sequence ATGACTGCGCAGAACGAGACCACCACGCACGGTGCGACGCTGACCGATGCCGCCGCCCTCAAGGCCAAGGCGCTGCTGGATCAGGAAGGCCGCGACGATCTCGCGCTTCGCATCGCTGTCCAGCCCGGTGGTTGCGCGGGCCTCCGCTACCAGCTCTTCTTCGACGACCGCACCCTCGACGGTGACCTGGTCGTGGAGTTCGGCGGCGTGAAGCTCGCGGTCGACCGCATGAGCGCCCCCTACATCCAGGGCGCCTCGATCGACTTCGTCGACACCATCGAGAAGCAGGGCTTCACCATCGACAACCCGAACGCCACCGGCTCCTGTGCCTGCGGCGACAGCTTCAACTGA
- a CDS encoding helix-turn-helix domain-containing protein, whose product MLSKVAVVLNDNLAMFEFGVVCEVFGLDRTAQGLPAFDFRVCGLEPGKPLKSSTPGIHVTPDYGLEELRDADLVAIPAFPIRDGKVKVDPRVIDAVRDAAAAGATVLTVCSGAFLAGAAGLLDGRKCTTHWSYVDLLAEQYPLATVDPDVLFVDEGNLITSAGTAAGIDACLHLVRRELGSSVANAIARRMVVPPQRDGGQRQFIERPVVACETEGLSDTLHWMGENLELAHSVESLAARSAMSTRTFARRFAAETGTTPVKWLTGQRVLLAKQLLEDTDMDLESLSHRCGFGSGALLRHHFQRQVGIAPVEYRRRFGARVS is encoded by the coding sequence ATGCTCTCCAAGGTCGCCGTCGTACTCAACGACAACCTCGCCATGTTCGAATTCGGCGTGGTCTGTGAGGTTTTCGGGCTCGACCGGACCGCGCAGGGACTGCCCGCCTTCGACTTCCGGGTGTGCGGGCTCGAACCCGGGAAACCGCTGAAATCCAGCACCCCGGGCATCCACGTCACCCCCGACTACGGGCTGGAAGAGCTGCGCGACGCGGATCTGGTTGCCATTCCGGCCTTTCCGATCCGCGACGGCAAGGTCAAGGTCGATCCGCGCGTGATCGACGCGGTTCGCGACGCCGCCGCGGCCGGGGCCACCGTGCTGACGGTTTGCTCGGGCGCGTTCCTCGCGGGCGCGGCCGGGCTGCTCGACGGGCGCAAATGCACCACCCACTGGAGCTACGTCGACCTGCTGGCCGAACAGTATCCACTGGCCACCGTCGATCCGGACGTGCTGTTCGTCGACGAGGGCAACCTGATCACCAGCGCGGGCACCGCGGCCGGCATCGACGCCTGCCTGCACCTGGTGCGGCGCGAACTCGGCAGCAGCGTGGCCAATGCCATCGCCCGCCGCATGGTGGTGCCGCCGCAACGCGACGGCGGGCAGCGGCAGTTCATCGAACGGCCGGTGGTGGCCTGTGAGACCGAGGGGCTCAGCGACACCCTGCACTGGATGGGGGAGAACCTGGAGCTGGCGCACTCGGTGGAATCGCTGGCGGCCCGCAGTGCCATGTCGACGCGCACCTTCGCGCGGCGCTTCGCCGCCGAGACCGGGACCACGCCGGTGAAATGGCTGACCGGGCAGCGGGTGCTGCTGGCCAAGCAGCTGCTCGAGGACACCGATATGGACCTCGAATCCCTCTCCCACCGTTGCGGATTCGGGTCGGGGGCGCTGCTGCGGCACCACTTCCAGCGGCAGGTGGGCATCGCGCCGGTCGAATACCGGCGGCGATTCGGGGCCCGGGTCTCCTGA